The Siniperca chuatsi isolate FFG_IHB_CAS linkage group LG2, ASM2008510v1, whole genome shotgun sequence genome window below encodes:
- the LOC122863228 gene encoding cell division cycle-associated protein 7-like isoform X2 — protein MAGVLGMRSLTKELTLADVFAEDSENERTFYGFSDSEFSDKNSNLEDEGEAQPDLSPKKQKATSKPSSGAQTFRLRVALRSTPSTLQSTEEEEEEEEKRTKQRGVKKAGKTSGAGRMKHVKFEDEETTAAPSEERGSDSAEDVSDSFLAKRQQNIKANKAMLAQLMADLQKMPGGAGFLKKQAGKQKTKERSSRPPRSGAAGGESRKNPERASRRQTRSMGGAEDPSTPKEEELELSLEEELLEVRRAPQRRGAPRPNQSKPHVIRPVEDITEDELQLVADNMTDKVYNRVTGSTCHQCRQKTVDTKTCCRSEDCRGIQGQFCGPCLRNRYGEDVKKEWKCPPCRGICNCSFCRQREGRCPTGILFPLAQYHGFSDVHSYLSSLHNKLKSEDNNVEM, from the exons ATG GCAGGGGTTTTAGGAATGCGCTCCCTCACAAaagagctaacgttagctgatGTTTTTGCAGAGGACTCTGAAAATGAGCGAACATTTTACGGCTTTTCTGACAGCGAATTCAGCGATAAG AATTCAAATTTGGAAGATGAAGGTGAAGCCCAGCCTGACCTTTCCCCCAAGAAGCAGAAAGCCACATCTAAACCATCTTCTGGTGCTCAAACCTTCAGGCTGAGGGTGGCTCTCCGCTCCACTCCCTCTACCCTGCAGtccactgaggaggaggaggaggaggaagaaaagaggacaaaacagaGAGGTGTGAAGAAGGCAGGAAAGACCAGTGGGGCCGGGAGGATGAAACATGTTAAATTTGAAGATGAAGAGACAACAGCGGCTCCTTCTGAGGAGCGTGGATCCGATTCAGCTGAAGATGTATCGGATTCTTTCCTGGCCAAGAGACAACAGAACATCAAGGCCAACAAAGCAATG TTGGCTCAGCTGATGGCGGACCTGCAGAAGATGCCAGGAGGTGCAGGTTTTCTGAAAAAACAAGCAGGCAAACagaagacaaaagagagaagTTCT CGTCCACCACGCTCTGGTGCAGCTGGAGGAGAGTCCAGGAAGAACCCAGAGCGGGCGTCTCGCAGACAGACCCGCTCTATGGGGGGAGCTGAGGATCCTTCAACACCAAAGGAGGAAGAACTGGAGCTCAGCTTGGAGGAGGAGCTACTGGAG GTACGCCGAGCCCCACAGCGCCGTGGTGCCCCACGGCCTAATCAGAGCAAACCTCACGTTATCCGTCCTGTGGAGGACATCACAGAGGATGAGCTTCAGCTGGTTGCAGACAACATGACTGATAAAGTCTACAACAGAGTCACT ggcTCCACATGTCATCAGTGCCGTCAGAAAACTGTCGACACCAAGACGTGCTGCCGCAGTGAGGACTGTCGGGGGATTCAGGGTCAGTTCTGTGGGCCGTGCTTGAGGAACAGATACGGAGAAGATGTCAAGAAG GAGTGGAAGTGCCCTCCCTGTCGTGGCATTTGCAACTGCAGCTTCTGCCGCCAACGTGAGGGCCGCTGCCCGACTGGCATCCTGTTTCCCCTGGCTCAGTACCATGGCTTCTCTGACGTCCATTCCTACCTCAGCAG CCTCCATAACAAACTGAAGAGTGAGGACAACAATGTAGAGATGTGA
- the LOC122863228 gene encoding cell division cycle-associated protein 7-like isoform X1, producing MAGVLGMRSLTKELTLADVFAEDSENERTFYGFSDSEFSDKNSNLEDEGEAQPDLSPKKQKATSKPSSGAQTFRLRVALRSTPSTLQSTEEEEEEEEKRTKQRGVKKAGKTSGAGRMKHVKFEDEETTAAPSEERGSDSAEDVSDSFLAKRQQNIKANKAMLAQLMADLQKMPGGAGFLKKQAGKQKTKERSSRPPRSGAAGGESRKNPERASRRQTRSMGGAEDPSTPKEEELELSLEEELLEVRRAPQRRGAPRPNQSKPHVIRPVEDITEDELQLVADNMTDKVYNRVTGSTCHQCRQKTVDTKTCCRSEDCRGIQGQFCGPCLRNRYGEDVKKVLLEPEWKCPPCRGICNCSFCRQREGRCPTGILFPLAQYHGFSDVHSYLSSLHNKLKSEDNNVEM from the exons ATG GCAGGGGTTTTAGGAATGCGCTCCCTCACAAaagagctaacgttagctgatGTTTTTGCAGAGGACTCTGAAAATGAGCGAACATTTTACGGCTTTTCTGACAGCGAATTCAGCGATAAG AATTCAAATTTGGAAGATGAAGGTGAAGCCCAGCCTGACCTTTCCCCCAAGAAGCAGAAAGCCACATCTAAACCATCTTCTGGTGCTCAAACCTTCAGGCTGAGGGTGGCTCTCCGCTCCACTCCCTCTACCCTGCAGtccactgaggaggaggaggaggaggaagaaaagaggacaaaacagaGAGGTGTGAAGAAGGCAGGAAAGACCAGTGGGGCCGGGAGGATGAAACATGTTAAATTTGAAGATGAAGAGACAACAGCGGCTCCTTCTGAGGAGCGTGGATCCGATTCAGCTGAAGATGTATCGGATTCTTTCCTGGCCAAGAGACAACAGAACATCAAGGCCAACAAAGCAATG TTGGCTCAGCTGATGGCGGACCTGCAGAAGATGCCAGGAGGTGCAGGTTTTCTGAAAAAACAAGCAGGCAAACagaagacaaaagagagaagTTCT CGTCCACCACGCTCTGGTGCAGCTGGAGGAGAGTCCAGGAAGAACCCAGAGCGGGCGTCTCGCAGACAGACCCGCTCTATGGGGGGAGCTGAGGATCCTTCAACACCAAAGGAGGAAGAACTGGAGCTCAGCTTGGAGGAGGAGCTACTGGAG GTACGCCGAGCCCCACAGCGCCGTGGTGCCCCACGGCCTAATCAGAGCAAACCTCACGTTATCCGTCCTGTGGAGGACATCACAGAGGATGAGCTTCAGCTGGTTGCAGACAACATGACTGATAAAGTCTACAACAGAGTCACT ggcTCCACATGTCATCAGTGCCGTCAGAAAACTGTCGACACCAAGACGTGCTGCCGCAGTGAGGACTGTCGGGGGATTCAGGGTCAGTTCTGTGGGCCGTGCTTGAGGAACAGATACGGAGAAGATGTCAAGAAGGTGCTGCTTGAACCG GAGTGGAAGTGCCCTCCCTGTCGTGGCATTTGCAACTGCAGCTTCTGCCGCCAACGTGAGGGCCGCTGCCCGACTGGCATCCTGTTTCCCCTGGCTCAGTACCATGGCTTCTCTGACGTCCATTCCTACCTCAGCAG CCTCCATAACAAACTGAAGAGTGAGGACAACAATGTAGAGATGTGA